Proteins encoded together in one Desulfovibrio sp. UCD-KL4C window:
- a CDS encoding phosphoribosylformylglycinamidine synthase subunit PurQ has product MARVKVLVITGYGTNCEQESAHAAKKAGADEVDITYFSDLAAGKTSLEGYNYLIFPGGFLDGDDLGAAQAAALRWKHAHTADGTPLVDQIKKFFEDGGIILGICNGFQLLVKLGLLPAVGGDYFTRQVSLSYNDSARFEARWVHLKANPDSPCIFTKNIKTLHLPVRHGEGKIIPNDDALLEQLVEKDLIALQYIDEDNDEVTLEYPANPNGSPLGIAGLTDPSGRILGLMPHPEAFNHATNHPQWTRGNVPTLGLALLEGGVNYLKSI; this is encoded by the coding sequence ATGGCCCGCGTTAAAGTATTGGTCATTACCGGATACGGAACCAATTGTGAACAGGAATCAGCACATGCAGCAAAAAAAGCTGGAGCTGACGAAGTAGATATCACATATTTTTCTGATCTTGCCGCAGGCAAAACAAGCCTTGAAGGATATAATTATCTTATATTTCCCGGTGGTTTCCTTGATGGAGACGACCTCGGAGCTGCACAGGCTGCAGCCCTTCGCTGGAAGCATGCACACACAGCTGACGGTACCCCGCTTGTAGATCAGATTAAAAAATTCTTTGAAGATGGCGGAATTATTCTCGGCATCTGTAACGGATTCCAACTTTTAGTAAAACTTGGTCTTCTACCTGCTGTAGGTGGTGATTATTTCACCCGTCAGGTCTCACTTAGTTACAATGATTCCGCACGTTTCGAAGCTCGCTGGGTACATCTAAAGGCTAACCCTGATTCTCCTTGTATTTTTACAAAAAATATAAAAACACTACATTTACCAGTTCGTCACGGTGAAGGAAAAATAATTCCTAACGATGATGCCCTTCTGGAACAATTAGTAGAAAAAGATCTCATCGCACTGCAATATATAGATGAAGACAACGATGAAGTTACTCTTGAATACCCTGCCAATCCGAACGGTTCACCGCTCGGCATTGCGGGGCTGACAGACCCTTCTGGGCGCATACTGGGCCTTATGCCGCACCCTGAAGCATTTAACCACGCCACCAACCATCCACAGTGGACAAGAGGCAACGTGCCTACTTTGGGACTCGCTCTGCTTGAAGGCGGCGTAAATTATCTTAAGTCCATTTAA
- a CDS encoding LptA/OstA family protein — protein sequence MSSISENKFLFRSFCQAAFTASAYTASALVCAVLFFPFFTTDSIAHAAKARLMITKSVANIRENPNLKADVVWVLSPAESFRVGKDKKGWLAVYPASSNLSGLPVGYISKKIVIPAAKNSPIVDWGDVRYVGTPLEYHAQRSLKSAVAGKFAEGDKIKVGFLHGGWYAVFKADKPVASEKDALGFVKEDSVNLTLDDARIRYAVRKINVIQKPVATSKVVGVLNPGYRAQVGKEKGGMYALYRIDTMVKDDTPVWGYAWGPFLAAYPKNLEKKKMAGIDTRKAELAAEKKKKEIELKERADSLASMDKAMDAVVNAPIVTKTMYSQAVLNVRSEPNAKSLIVDKLELGQEVLVGPGEGKWFPIFKAGDAPDGKMELVGYVYNAYLSIEPPARVKKVASAKKRAPGGPDEVPIKITSKKMTFSENKNRIIFSGNVKVVRLDITLMSDTLTAMLKSGGDSLQDTQNKIKEIIATGRVNVVMNNRKGSCDKLTFVVGDSIILMEGDAKLQDGPNLVQGNLIKFYLKDNRSEVVGGDKPVEAIFFTPKNVAP from the coding sequence TTGAGTAGCATATCTGAAAATAAATTTTTGTTCCGCAGTTTCTGTCAGGCTGCATTCACTGCCTCTGCATATACTGCTTCGGCACTTGTTTGTGCGGTATTATTTTTCCCTTTTTTTACAACTGATTCTATAGCACATGCTGCAAAGGCAAGGCTTATGATCACGAAGTCTGTCGCTAATATTAGAGAAAATCCTAATTTGAAAGCTGATGTTGTTTGGGTTCTATCACCTGCAGAAAGCTTTCGTGTCGGTAAAGATAAAAAAGGATGGTTAGCGGTTTATCCTGCTTCTTCAAATTTATCAGGTTTACCAGTTGGTTATATTTCTAAAAAAATAGTAATTCCTGCTGCTAAAAATAGTCCCATTGTTGATTGGGGGGATGTGAGATATGTTGGAACTCCTCTTGAGTATCACGCACAGCGTTCTTTAAAATCAGCCGTAGCCGGTAAATTCGCAGAAGGTGATAAGATTAAAGTCGGTTTTTTACATGGCGGTTGGTATGCTGTTTTTAAAGCTGACAAACCTGTTGCTTCTGAAAAAGATGCACTCGGTTTTGTTAAGGAAGATTCTGTTAATCTCACTCTTGATGATGCTAGAATTAGGTATGCTGTACGAAAAATAAATGTAATCCAAAAGCCCGTTGCAACGTCTAAAGTTGTAGGTGTTCTTAATCCAGGATACCGTGCTCAGGTGGGGAAAGAAAAAGGCGGGATGTATGCTCTTTATCGTATAGATACGATGGTAAAAGATGATACACCGGTTTGGGGGTATGCTTGGGGACCTTTCCTTGCAGCGTATCCAAAGAATTTGGAAAAGAAAAAAATGGCGGGGATTGATACTCGTAAGGCTGAGCTCGCAGCTGAAAAGAAAAAGAAAGAGATAGAATTGAAAGAGCGGGCCGACTCACTTGCTTCTATGGATAAAGCTATGGATGCGGTTGTAAACGCACCAATTGTGACTAAAACAATGTATTCTCAAGCTGTTCTTAATGTTCGCTCTGAACCGAATGCCAAGTCGCTTATTGTTGATAAGCTTGAATTAGGGCAGGAGGTCCTTGTCGGGCCTGGGGAAGGTAAGTGGTTTCCAATTTTTAAGGCCGGAGATGCTCCTGATGGCAAAATGGAGTTAGTCGGGTATGTTTATAACGCATATTTGAGTATAGAGCCTCCTGCTAGAGTTAAAAAAGTCGCCTCCGCTAAAAAGCGTGCTCCGGGTGGACCCGATGAAGTGCCTATTAAAATCACTTCTAAAAAGATGACTTTCAGTGAGAATAAAAATCGAATTATTTTTTCCGGTAACGTAAAGGTCGTTAGACTCGATATTACCTTAATGTCAGACACACTTACCGCGATGTTAAAATCAGGTGGTGATTCTCTTCAAGATACTCAAAATAAAATTAAAGAGATTATAGCAACAGGCCGCGTGAATGTTGTTATGAATAATCGAAAAGGTTCATGCGATAAGCTGACTTTTGTTGTTGGTGATTCGATTATTCTTATGGAAGGCGATGCAAAGCTTCAAGACGGTCCTAATTTAGTTCAAGGTAATTTGATTAAGTTTTATTTGAAAGACAACCGTTCTGAAGTTGTCGGCGGTGATAAGCCTGTTGAAGCAATCTTCTTCACACCTAAAAATGTCGCTCCATAA
- the rapZ gene encoding RNase adapter RapZ translates to MESADSFPVIVVSGLSGAGKSTVLKVFEDLRFFCVDGLPASMLVKLVELFKGKDDNYRGLVLGMDLRQLDFVEEWQSTCAQLSSDGVCPSLIFLEARLPELVRRYATTRRPHPLESKELGLEQALEEEKILLEPLRKSADLVIDTTTYSIHDLRRRIQEKWSELTEGASGLRVNVISFGFKHDVPTEADMVMDLRFLPNPYFDEKLRPLSGQEKAISDYVLGSETGTVFIEKYLDFLQYILPLYEAEGRYRLTIAVGCTGGRHRSVAVAERIFATLKNSGYSASLEHKHINLD, encoded by the coding sequence GTGGAAAGTGCAGACTCGTTTCCGGTTATAGTTGTCAGCGGACTTTCAGGTGCTGGTAAATCAACAGTCTTAAAAGTCTTCGAAGATCTAAGATTTTTTTGTGTAGACGGGCTTCCTGCAAGTATGCTGGTAAAGCTCGTTGAACTTTTTAAGGGTAAGGATGATAATTATCGCGGACTAGTTCTTGGTATGGATTTGCGCCAATTAGACTTTGTTGAGGAATGGCAGTCTACTTGTGCACAGCTTAGTTCAGATGGAGTTTGTCCAAGTTTAATTTTTTTGGAAGCCAGACTTCCAGAACTGGTTCGGCGTTATGCTACAACTCGCAGACCTCACCCTCTAGAATCTAAAGAGTTAGGGCTTGAGCAGGCTTTGGAAGAAGAGAAGATTCTTCTCGAACCTCTTCGCAAGTCCGCAGACCTTGTGATCGACACAACAACCTATTCAATTCATGATCTTAGGCGTAGAATTCAGGAGAAATGGTCTGAATTGACCGAAGGGGCATCCGGGCTCAGGGTTAACGTGATTTCTTTTGGGTTTAAACATGATGTTCCGACTGAAGCGGATATGGTTATGGACTTAAGGTTTTTACCTAATCCATATTTTGATGAAAAATTACGTCCGCTATCGGGGCAGGAAAAAGCTATTTCAGATTACGTTTTAGGGTCTGAAACAGGTACGGTTTTTATTGAGAAGTATTTAGATTTCCTTCAGTATATTCTCCCGCTTTATGAAGCGGAGGGGCGATACCGACTTACAATAGCTGTTGGGTGTACCGGCGGAAGGCATAGGTCTGTTGCCGTTGCAGAGAGGATATTTGCCACTCTTAAGAATAGTGGGTACTCTGCCAGTCTTGAACACAAGCATATAAATTTAGACTAA
- a CDS encoding PTS sugar transporter subunit IIA, whose product MIINDNLDKDLVLFELESSDKEGVLREMVAALNTKDVKLDAEAALKVLITREKLGTTGIGDGIAIPHGKLECLENIFVVVGRSGRGIDFEALDGKPCHIFFMVLAPDQGAGTHLKVLAQISKQLKDETYRDAFKNAQNQQELLNLLNIT is encoded by the coding sequence ATGATAATAAATGATAATTTAGATAAGGATCTGGTCCTTTTTGAACTTGAAAGTTCTGATAAGGAAGGCGTTCTTAGAGAAATGGTGGCAGCACTTAATACTAAAGATGTTAAGCTAGATGCTGAAGCTGCTCTTAAGGTCCTTATTACTCGTGAAAAATTAGGAACAACCGGTATAGGGGATGGCATTGCCATCCCCCACGGTAAACTTGAATGTCTTGAAAATATCTTTGTAGTTGTTGGTCGAAGTGGTCGCGGGATCGATTTTGAAGCTTTAGACGGCAAACCATGTCATATTTTCTTCATGGTCCTAGCACCTGATCAGGGGGCTGGTACGCATTTAAAAGTACTTGCTCAAATATCCAAACAACTTAAAGATGAAACCTATAGAGATGCATTCAAAAATGCGCAGAACCAGCAGGAATTGTTGAATCTACTTAATATCACTTAA
- the kdsA gene encoding 3-deoxy-8-phosphooctulonate synthase — protein MTPDELYSKSVQGPFILAGPCALESFEVAMSTAKVLAEIASRLDVTVIFKSSFDKANRTSVDSFRGPGLDEGVKWLARIKEETGLPIVTDIHSPEQAAPVAVVADVLQIPAFLCRQTDLLVAAGKTGRVINVKKGQFVAPQDMAHVVGKIRSTGNNRIWLTERGASFGYHNLVVDMRSLSIMKDLGCPVVFDATHSVQLPSGLGGKSGGQREFVPVLSRCAVAGGTSGVFMEVHPDPDCALCDGPNSWPLDKTEDLIKDLLAGWSIKYAC, from the coding sequence TTGACCCCTGATGAATTATATTCCAAAAGTGTGCAGGGCCCGTTTATATTAGCGGGCCCCTGTGCTCTTGAAAGTTTCGAAGTAGCAATGAGCACTGCTAAAGTTTTGGCAGAAATAGCTTCACGCTTAGATGTGACGGTTATTTTTAAAAGCTCTTTTGATAAAGCAAACAGAACCTCTGTTGATTCTTTCAGAGGGCCAGGACTTGATGAAGGGGTGAAATGGCTTGCCCGCATCAAAGAAGAAACCGGTTTGCCTATCGTTACAGATATCCATTCACCTGAACAGGCAGCTCCTGTTGCCGTTGTTGCAGATGTTTTGCAGATTCCTGCATTCCTGTGCCGGCAGACAGATCTTCTTGTCGCTGCTGGTAAAACAGGGCGCGTTATCAATGTTAAAAAAGGTCAGTTTGTGGCTCCGCAAGATATGGCTCATGTGGTCGGTAAAATCCGTTCCACGGGTAATAACCGTATCTGGTTGACAGAACGTGGTGCCAGCTTCGGATATCATAATCTGGTTGTTGATATGCGTTCCCTTTCAATTATGAAAGATCTCGGATGCCCAGTTGTTTTTGATGCAACTCATTCTGTACAGCTTCCCAGCGGTCTTGGCGGAAAATCCGGCGGACAGCGGGAATTTGTGCCGGTTTTATCGCGCTGTGCAGTTGCCGGAGGAACTTCAGGTGTTTTCATGGAAGTTCATCCTGACCCTGACTGTGCTCTTTGCGACGGACCGAATAGTTGGCCGCTTGATAAAACGGAAGACCTGATTAAAGATTTACTTGCCGGGTGGAGCATTAAATATGCATGTTGA
- the raiA gene encoding ribosome-associated translation inhibitor RaiA, which produces MNVAFTFKNFDPSDHLKEYANTRFTKLEKFITNPDNTEMQVNLSVDKIRHVAEVLFSSDNIHISAYEASDDMYSTVDLVLAKLEVQLRRMRDKMRDHRRIDAAPGRMDVISFTTEEDEKSDPTIVETDQFVPKPMAVEEAAMQLQTLDHEFLVFRNADTEAVNVIYRRNNGDFGLIDPGY; this is translated from the coding sequence ATGAATGTTGCATTTACTTTTAAGAACTTTGACCCATCTGACCATTTGAAGGAATATGCGAACACTCGGTTTACTAAGCTGGAAAAGTTTATAACAAATCCTGATAATACTGAAATGCAGGTAAACTTGTCTGTTGATAAGATCAGACACGTTGCAGAGGTTCTTTTTAGCTCCGATAATATTCATATCTCAGCATATGAAGCCTCGGATGATATGTATTCAACTGTAGATTTGGTCCTTGCTAAGCTAGAAGTCCAGCTTAGACGTATGCGCGATAAGATGAGAGATCACAGGCGTATCGACGCTGCCCCCGGTCGTATGGACGTTATCAGCTTCACAACAGAAGAAGACGAGAAGTCTGACCCAACTATTGTTGAAACTGATCAGTTTGTGCCAAAGCCTATGGCTGTTGAGGAAGCCGCAATGCAGCTTCAGACCCTCGACCATGAATTCCTTGTCTTTAGAAATGCAGATACTGAAGCTGTTAATGTTATTTACCGTCGCAATAATGGCGACTTTGGGTTGATTGATCCGGGATATTAA
- a CDS encoding HAD family hydrolase, whose translation MHVEKLAAKIKLLILDVDGVLTDGGLYYDHQGNVTKRFNVQDGLGIKFAQQAGLHLAVITGLNHGAVESRIKELGITEYYPGQRKKLPFYEKLIQEKGLKADEVAYIGDDWIDAPVMLKVGLPMAVCNAQPEVIGISKWVSKKPGGHGAVREAISFLLDSQGLLENIWLEWSE comes from the coding sequence ATGCATGTTGAGAAATTAGCAGCTAAAATTAAGCTCCTTATTCTGGATGTTGACGGAGTCCTTACTGATGGAGGCCTTTATTACGACCATCAGGGAAATGTGACTAAGCGTTTTAACGTTCAGGATGGTCTTGGGATTAAGTTTGCACAGCAGGCTGGGCTTCATCTTGCTGTAATAACTGGTCTTAACCATGGCGCGGTGGAAAGTCGCATTAAAGAACTGGGAATCACAGAATATTATCCAGGACAGCGTAAAAAACTCCCTTTTTATGAAAAGCTGATACAAGAGAAGGGGCTTAAAGCTGATGAAGTCGCCTATATTGGTGATGATTGGATTGATGCTCCTGTGATGCTTAAAGTCGGACTGCCTATGGCTGTTTGCAATGCTCAGCCTGAAGTTATTGGAATTTCCAAGTGGGTTTCAAAAAAGCCCGGCGGACATGGAGCTGTAAGAGAAGCAATTTCATTTCTGCTTGATTCTCAGGGGCTTCTTGAGAATATTTGGCTCGAGTGGTCCGAATAG
- the lptC gene encoding LPS export ABC transporter periplasmic protein LptC: MGRISSVCVLLAVLFAGIVFGTLLGSKFAPRPPMASGLVDPPPLGSGSDSDVSAEGIELVQGTGGDIEWVLRAGNADYDQENGIVKADKPRVTYYLGRDRKKVIVKAVYGEVNQQGNGLKLWDHVVGHYEDMRLQADKLNFKPKENFIFLEGNVKVQSPSIYISSQRVKVDLKTREIMIEDGVEALIAPDTVAMPQ; encoded by the coding sequence ATGGGGCGGATTAGCTCAGTCTGCGTACTTCTTGCAGTGCTTTTTGCGGGTATTGTTTTTGGCACATTGCTTGGAAGTAAGTTTGCTCCGCGTCCCCCTATGGCGAGTGGGTTAGTAGATCCTCCTCCGCTTGGATCCGGTAGTGATTCTGATGTCTCTGCTGAAGGGATTGAATTGGTACAGGGAACAGGTGGGGATATTGAGTGGGTTCTTCGCGCAGGAAATGCTGACTATGATCAGGAAAACGGTATAGTTAAAGCGGATAAACCTAGAGTCACATACTATTTAGGCCGGGACAGAAAAAAAGTTATTGTCAAGGCTGTTTATGGTGAAGTCAACCAGCAAGGAAATGGTCTTAAATTGTGGGATCATGTTGTCGGTCATTATGAAGATATGAGACTTCAAGCGGATAAGCTGAACTTCAAACCTAAAGAAAATTTCATATTTCTTGAAGGGAATGTCAAAGTTCAAAGCCCTTCGATTTATATTAGTTCTCAAAGAGTTAAAGTTGATTTGAAAACCAGAGAAATAATGATTGAAGACGGAGTGGAAGCCCTTATAGCACCTGATACGGTAGCAATGCCACAGTAG
- the rpoN gene encoding RNA polymerase factor sigma-54, with protein MGLELRQQLKLSQQLVMTPQLQQAIKLLQLSRLELLDTVQQELLENPILEETEALERTDSPDSEAGTATAEDAAISREADWDNYLGEFSSTSKQAGTRETESLDEGMSFEARMTKATTLEGHLAWQLCLSNFTEEEHSIGECIIGNLSSNGFLRIELNDICETCHAKMEDVERVLNRIQRFDPIGVAAQSPQECLLIQLEVMRLDDDPILVSLVRDHLEDLEKNRYKPLARKFKLSMEDLKSYIDLMQTLDPLPGSSFSGGESFYVSPDAYVYEYDGDFVIVLNEDGLPKLQMNSFYVETLASTKGEDKEYFQDKMRSAQWLMKSLYQRQRTLYKVLESIVRFQRGFFQEGVSKLKPLILKEVAEDIEMHESTVSRITTSKYVSTPHGIYELKFFFNSALGLDDGSQVGSESVKALIKSLIGEENSKKPLSDEKIAEMLKRELEVNIARRTVAKYRTAMGIKSSSKRKQVF; from the coding sequence ATGGGACTGGAACTTAGACAACAATTAAAGCTTTCTCAGCAGCTGGTGATGACTCCTCAGTTGCAGCAGGCAATTAAATTGTTGCAGCTCTCCCGATTAGAACTGCTTGATACTGTTCAGCAGGAGTTGCTCGAAAACCCTATACTTGAAGAGACTGAGGCTTTAGAACGGACTGACAGTCCTGATAGTGAGGCTGGAACCGCAACAGCCGAAGATGCAGCTATTTCCCGTGAGGCCGACTGGGATAATTATCTAGGTGAATTTTCCAGCACATCCAAGCAGGCCGGAACAAGAGAAACGGAGTCCCTTGACGAAGGCATGTCCTTTGAAGCTAGGATGACTAAGGCAACCACTCTTGAAGGTCATTTAGCTTGGCAGCTGTGTCTTTCGAATTTCACAGAGGAAGAACATTCCATCGGTGAGTGTATTATTGGCAACCTGAGCAGTAATGGTTTTTTGCGAATTGAATTAAATGATATTTGTGAAACATGCCATGCCAAAATGGAAGATGTTGAAAGGGTTCTTAATAGAATTCAAAGATTTGATCCTATTGGAGTTGCAGCACAGAGCCCGCAGGAATGTTTGCTTATTCAGTTAGAGGTTATGCGCCTTGATGATGATCCTATCCTTGTTTCGCTAGTTAGAGATCATTTAGAGGATTTGGAGAAAAATCGGTACAAGCCTCTGGCTCGAAAGTTTAAGCTTAGTATGGAAGATCTCAAGAGCTATATAGACCTGATGCAAACTCTTGATCCTCTTCCGGGTTCAAGTTTTTCGGGGGGAGAGTCTTTCTATGTCAGTCCTGATGCTTATGTATATGAATATGACGGAGATTTTGTTATAGTCCTAAATGAGGACGGTCTTCCAAAGTTACAGATGAATTCATTTTATGTAGAAACTCTGGCTTCGACAAAGGGAGAAGACAAAGAATATTTTCAGGATAAGATGCGGTCAGCGCAGTGGCTTATGAAAAGTCTCTACCAACGGCAGCGAACTCTTTATAAGGTTCTGGAGTCAATAGTCAGATTCCAGAGAGGTTTCTTTCAGGAAGGAGTCTCAAAGCTAAAACCTCTCATTCTTAAAGAGGTGGCGGAAGACATTGAAATGCATGAATCCACAGTAAGCCGAATTACGACAAGTAAATATGTGTCGACTCCTCATGGCATTTATGAACTTAAATTCTTCTTTAACAGTGCTCTAGGACTTGATGATGGTTCGCAAGTTGGTTCCGAATCTGTTAAAGCTCTGATTAAATCTTTGATAGGCGAAGAAAATAGTAAAAAACCTCTGAGTGATGAAAAGATAGCCGAGATGCTCAAGAGAGAGCTTGAGGTCAACATCGCCAGACGTACTGTAGCAAAATACAGAACTGCAATGGGAATTAAATCTTCATCCAAGAGGAAACAGGTATTCTAG
- the lptB gene encoding LPS export ABC transporter ATP-binding protein: MSSIIANKLVKNYGQKEVVRGISLKVKEGEVVGLLGPNGAGKTTTFYMLVGVVKPTSGDVYLNKNQITRWPLHDRARHGISYLPQESSIFKKLSVRKNLEIIIEHTGLSGKAIPMRANQLLDQLGILRLAEQKALYLSGGERRRLEIARALINNPKFILLDEPFAGIDPIAVIEIQDIISSLKDMGLGILISDHNVRETLSICDRAYLVYEGRVILNGAPASIVKNSKARRLYLGDSFSL; this comes from the coding sequence ATGTCTTCGATAATCGCCAACAAGCTGGTTAAAAACTATGGGCAGAAAGAAGTTGTTCGAGGTATAAGCTTAAAAGTTAAAGAAGGTGAAGTTGTGGGGTTGCTTGGTCCTAACGGAGCAGGTAAAACTACCACTTTCTATATGCTTGTGGGGGTTGTTAAGCCTACTTCCGGAGATGTTTATCTTAATAAAAATCAGATTACCCGTTGGCCTTTGCATGATAGGGCAAGGCATGGAATAAGTTATCTTCCACAGGAAAGTTCAATATTTAAAAAACTTTCAGTCCGGAAAAATCTGGAAATTATTATTGAACATACCGGACTTTCCGGTAAAGCCATTCCCATGCGGGCTAATCAGCTTTTGGACCAGCTCGGAATTTTGCGACTTGCAGAGCAGAAAGCTCTCTATCTTTCCGGTGGTGAACGTCGCAGGCTTGAGATTGCAAGAGCTCTTATTAATAATCCTAAATTCATTTTGCTCGATGAACCGTTTGCAGGGATTGATCCTATTGCGGTTATTGAGATTCAGGATATTATTTCTTCGCTTAAAGATATGGGACTCGGTATTCTTATTTCAGATCATAATGTGAGGGAAACATTAAGTATATGTGACCGGGCATATTTGGTCTATGAAGGGCGCGTAATTTTGAACGGTGCACCAGCAAGCATTGTAAAAAATTCCAAGGCACGTCGTTTATATCTCGGAGACAGTTTCAGCCTCTAA
- a CDS encoding CTP synthase, with protein sequence MKTKFIFITGGVLSSLGKGLAAASIGALLKARGLTATIQKLDPYINVDPGTMNPFQHGEVYVTDDGAETDLDLGHYERYLNVPLNQNNNFTSGRIYHSVITKERRGDYLGGTVQVIPHITDEIKQAVLGVAKGEDVVLVEIGGTVGDIEGLPFLEAIRQLRSEIGSENVLYLHLTLVPYLKAAGEVKTKPTQHSVKELRSIGIHPDIILCRSEVELEESIKRKIALFCDVDRDAVFTAVDVDSIYKVPMSFYQEGLDQKIAILLNLPAKNCNLDPWKELNYKLDHPTGETTIAIVGKYVDLKEAYKSLHEALIHGGVANDVAVKLRYVNSEELTAKNIKEKLSGIDGILVPGGFGARGVEGKITAIQYARENKIPFFGICLGMQCAVIEYARNVLGLTKANSEEFDKDGPDSVIYLIKEWYDYRTKKTENRCEESDKGGTMRLGAYPCKVVEGTKAMDAYGKAEIQERHRHRYEFNKEGYAAKFMEAGLVLSGLSPDESLVEIVEVPDHPWFVGCQFHPEFKSTPMNVHPLFRDFIKAACDNK encoded by the coding sequence ATGAAAACCAAGTTTATTTTCATCACCGGAGGCGTTTTGTCCTCTTTGGGCAAAGGACTGGCTGCGGCCTCAATCGGCGCACTTCTTAAAGCTAGAGGGCTTACAGCTACAATTCAAAAGCTCGATCCTTATATTAATGTCGACCCCGGAACCATGAATCCCTTTCAGCATGGTGAAGTCTATGTAACGGATGACGGGGCAGAAACAGATCTCGATCTCGGACATTATGAACGTTACCTTAATGTTCCACTCAACCAGAATAACAACTTTACTTCTGGACGTATTTATCACTCAGTAATTACTAAAGAAAGACGTGGTGATTACCTAGGTGGTACTGTTCAGGTTATTCCTCACATTACTGATGAAATTAAGCAGGCTGTACTCGGAGTTGCTAAAGGAGAGGATGTTGTTCTTGTCGAAATCGGCGGAACCGTCGGTGACATTGAAGGCCTTCCTTTTCTTGAAGCTATTCGGCAACTTCGTTCTGAAATTGGAAGCGAAAATGTTCTTTACCTTCATCTTACCCTTGTTCCTTATCTTAAAGCTGCAGGTGAAGTTAAAACTAAACCTACTCAGCATAGTGTAAAAGAACTTCGTAGCATCGGCATTCATCCTGATATTATTCTTTGCCGCAGTGAAGTTGAGCTTGAAGAAAGTATCAAACGTAAAATTGCACTTTTCTGTGACGTTGATCGCGACGCAGTTTTCACTGCAGTTGATGTTGATTCTATCTACAAAGTGCCAATGTCATTTTATCAGGAAGGATTAGATCAGAAGATAGCTATTCTTCTTAATCTTCCAGCAAAAAATTGTAACCTTGATCCTTGGAAAGAGCTTAATTACAAGCTTGATCATCCAACCGGTGAAACTACAATTGCAATTGTCGGTAAGTATGTTGATCTTAAGGAAGCTTATAAGAGTTTACATGAAGCCTTGATTCATGGTGGTGTTGCTAATGATGTTGCCGTTAAACTGCGCTACGTAAATTCGGAAGAGCTGACAGCAAAAAATATTAAAGAAAAGCTTTCCGGTATTGACGGGATCCTTGTTCCCGGTGGTTTTGGAGCTCGCGGCGTTGAAGGTAAAATTACCGCAATTCAGTATGCCCGTGAAAATAAAATTCCATTTTTTGGAATTTGTCTGGGTATGCAGTGTGCTGTTATTGAATACGCAAGAAATGTTCTCGGTCTTACTAAGGCTAATTCTGAAGAATTTGATAAAGACGGCCCAGATTCAGTTATTTATTTGATTAAAGAATGGTATGACTATCGGACCAAGAAAACCGAAAATCGTTGTGAAGAAAGTGATAAAGGCGGAACTATGCGTCTTGGTGCTTACCCTTGCAAAGTCGTTGAAGGAACAAAAGCGATGGATGCGTATGGTAAGGCTGAGATTCAAGAACGTCATCGTCACCGTTACGAATTCAACAAAGAAGGTTACGCAGCTAAATTTATGGAAGCAGGCCTTGTCTTAAGTGGTCTTTCTCCTGATGAATCACTTGTTGAAATTGTTGAAGTTCCAGATCATCCATGGTTTGTAGGTTGCCAGTTCCATCCGGAATTTAAATCTACTCCTATGAACGTTCATCCTTTGTTTAGAGACTTCATTAAAGCAGCTTGCGATAATAAATAG
- a CDS encoding PTS sugar transporter subunit IIA, producing MDTEASKVGIVIVTHGHFGQALIDAAELIVGPQENVLSLCVDGTKGIDAAVESLKKYIAQVKSGAGVLILTDMFGGTPTNLSLSLLQHDDIEVVTGVSLPMLLKALQKRDDSLQSMAEEVSTAGIKGIVIAGEMLRKRTSKG from the coding sequence ATGGATACGGAAGCAAGCAAAGTCGGGATAGTTATTGTGACGCATGGGCACTTTGGTCAGGCTCTAATCGATGCGGCTGAACTTATTGTCGGCCCCCAGGAAAATGTTTTGTCTCTTTGTGTAGACGGAACTAAAGGAATTGATGCAGCTGTTGAGTCTTTAAAAAAGTATATTGCTCAGGTTAAAAGCGGTGCAGGAGTTTTGATTCTTACCGATATGTTCGGGGGAACTCCTACCAATTTAAGTTTATCTCTGCTTCAGCACGATGATATTGAGGTTGTTACCGGAGTTAGCCTTCCTATGCTTTTGAAAGCTCTTCAAAAGCGTGATGATTCATTGCAGAGTATGGCCGAAGAGGTCAGCACTGCAGGAATAAAAGGGATTGTTATTGCCGGAGAAATGCTTAGAAAACGTACTTCAAAAGGTTAA